A genome region from Bufo gargarizans isolate SCDJY-AF-19 chromosome 2, ASM1485885v1, whole genome shotgun sequence includes the following:
- the TPM1 gene encoding tropomyosin alpha-1 chain isoform X2, whose amino-acid sequence MDAIKKKMQMLKLDKENALDRAEQAEADKKGAEDKSKQLEEEIIQLEKQLRETEDLRDKILDDHHLAEESLLTAEEKAAKAEADVASLNRRIQLVEEELDRAQERLATALQKLEEAEKAADESERGMKVIENRALKDEEKMELQEIQLKEAKHIAEEADRKYEEVARKLVIIEGDLERAEERAELSESKCAELEEELKTVTNNLKSLEAQAEKYSQKEDKYEEEIKVLTDKLKEAETRAEFAERTVAKLEKTIDDLEDELYAQKLKYKAISEELDHALNDMTSM is encoded by the exons ATGGACGCCATCAAGAAGAAGATGCAGATGCTCAAGCTGGACAAGGAGAATGCCTTGGACAGAGCAGAACAGGCTGAAGCCGACAAGAAGGGAGCAGAGGACAAGAGCAAACAG TTAGAAGAAGAGATTATTCAACTGGAAAAGCAGCTGCGGGAGACGGAGGACTTGAGAGATAAGATTTTGGATGACCATCATCTAGCAGAAGAGAGCCTCCTAACTGCAGAGGAGAAGGCTGCTAAG GCTGAAGCAGATGTAGCCTCATTGAACAGGCGCATCCAGCTGGTAGAGGAGGAGTTGGATCGTGCTCAGGAGCGTTTGGCCACAGCTCTTCAGAAACTGGAGGAAGCTGAGAAGGCTGCAGATGAGAGCGAGAG AGGCATGAAGGTCATTGAAAACAGAGCCCTGAAGGATGAAGAGAAGATGGAGCTGCAAGAGATCCAGCTTAAGGAAGCCAAGCACATTGCTGAGGAGGCTGATCGCAAATATGAAGAG GTTGCCCGTAAGTTGGTGATCATTGAGGGTGACCTGGAACGTGCAGAGGAACGTGCTGAACTTTCAGAGAG CAAATGTGCTGAGCTTGAGGAGGAGTTGAAAACTGTTACCAACAACCTGAAATCTCTGGAGGCCCAGGCAGAAAAG TACTCCCAGAAGGAGGACAAATATGAGGAGGAAATCAAGGTCCTTACAGACAAGCTGAAGGAA GCTGAGACACGTGCTGAGTTTGCAGAGAGGACAGTAGCCAAGTTGGAAAAGACCATTGATGACTTAGAAG ATGAACTGTATGCCCAGAAACTGAAGTACAAAGCCATCAGTGAAGAACTGGATCACGCTCTCAATGACATGACTTCAATGTAA
- the TPM1 gene encoding tropomyosin alpha-1 chain isoform X5 has translation MDAIKKKMQMLKLDKENALDRAEQAEADKKGAEDKSKQLEDELVALQKKLKGTEDELDKYSEALKDAQEKLELAEKKATDAEADVASLNRRIQLVEEELDRAQERLATALQKLEEAEKAADESERGMKVIENRALKDEEKMELQEIQLKEAKHIAEEADRKYEEVARKLVIIEGDLERAEERAELSESRCRQLDEQQRITDQTLKRLLASEEKYSQKEDKYEEEIKVLTDKLKEAETRAEFAERTVAKLEKTIDDLEDELYAQKLKYKAISEELDHALNDMTSM, from the exons ATGGACGCCATCAAGAAGAAGATGCAGATGCTCAAGCTGGACAAGGAGAATGCCTTGGACAGAGCAGAACAGGCTGAAGCCGACAAGAAGGGAGCAGAGGACAAGAGCAAACAG CTGGAGGATGAACTTGTAGCACTGCAGAAGAAACTAAAAGGTACTGAGGATGAGCTGGACAAATATTCTGAAGCCCTCAAGGATGCCCAAGAAAAGTTGGAACTTGCTGAGAAGAAGGCCACTGAC GCTGAAGCAGATGTAGCCTCATTGAACAGGCGCATCCAGCTGGTAGAGGAGGAGTTGGATCGTGCTCAGGAGCGTTTGGCCACAGCTCTTCAGAAACTGGAGGAAGCTGAGAAGGCTGCAGATGAGAGCGAGAG AGGCATGAAGGTCATTGAAAACAGAGCCCTGAAGGATGAAGAGAAGATGGAGCTGCAAGAGATCCAGCTTAAGGAAGCCAAGCACATTGCTGAGGAGGCTGATCGCAAATATGAAGAG GTTGCCCGTAAGTTGGTGATCATTGAGGGTGACCTGGAACGTGCAGAGGAACGTGCTGAACTTTCAGAGAG TCGCTGCCGACAGCTTGATGAACAGCAGAGAATAACGGACCAAACGTTGAAAAGATTACTAGCTTCAGAGGAGAAG TACTCCCAGAAGGAGGACAAATATGAGGAGGAAATCAAGGTCCTTACAGACAAGCTGAAGGAA GCTGAGACACGTGCTGAGTTTGCAGAGAGGACAGTAGCCAAGTTGGAAAAGACCATTGATGACTTAGAAG ATGAACTGTATGCCCAGAAACTGAAGTACAAAGCCATCAGTGAAGAACTGGATCACGCTCTCAATGACATGACTTCAATGTAA
- the TPM1 gene encoding tropomyosin alpha-1 chain isoform X1, producing MDAIKKKMQMLKLDKENALDRAEQAEADKKGAEDKSKQLEDELVALQKKLKGTEDELDKYSEALKDAQEKLELAEKKATDAEADVASLNRRIQLVEEELDRAQERLATALQKLEEAEKAADESERGMKVIENRALKDEEKMELQEIQLKEAKHIAEEADRKYEEVARKLVIIEGDLERAEERAELSESKCAELEEELKTVTNNLKSLEAQAEKYSQKEDKYEEEIKVLTDKLKEAETRAEFAERTVAKLEKTIDDLEDELYAQKLKYKAISEELDHALNDMTSI from the exons ATGGACGCCATCAAGAAGAAGATGCAGATGCTCAAGCTGGACAAGGAGAATGCCTTGGACAGAGCAGAACAGGCTGAAGCCGACAAGAAGGGAGCAGAGGACAAGAGCAAACAG CTGGAGGATGAACTTGTAGCACTGCAGAAGAAACTAAAAGGTACTGAGGATGAGCTGGACAAATATTCTGAAGCCCTCAAGGATGCCCAAGAAAAGTTGGAACTTGCTGAGAAGAAGGCCACTGAC GCTGAAGCAGATGTAGCCTCATTGAACAGGCGCATCCAGCTGGTAGAGGAGGAGTTGGATCGTGCTCAGGAGCGTTTGGCCACAGCTCTTCAGAAACTGGAGGAAGCTGAGAAGGCTGCAGATGAGAGCGAGAG AGGCATGAAGGTCATTGAAAACAGAGCCCTGAAGGATGAAGAGAAGATGGAGCTGCAAGAGATCCAGCTTAAGGAAGCCAAGCACATTGCTGAGGAGGCTGATCGCAAATATGAAGAG GTTGCCCGTAAGTTGGTGATCATTGAGGGTGACCTGGAACGTGCAGAGGAACGTGCTGAACTTTCAGAGAG CAAATGTGCTGAGCTTGAGGAGGAGTTGAAAACTGTTACCAACAACCTGAAATCTCTGGAGGCCCAGGCAGAAAAG TACTCCCAGAAGGAGGACAAATATGAGGAGGAAATCAAGGTCCTTACAGACAAGCTGAAGGAA GCTGAGACACGTGCTGAGTTTGCAGAGAGGACAGTAGCCAAGTTGGAAAAGACCATTGATGACTTAGAAG ATGAACTGTATGCCCAGAAACTGAAGTACAAAGCCATCAGTGAAGAACTGGATCACGCTCTCAATGACATGACTTCAAT
- the TPM1 gene encoding tropomyosin alpha-1 chain isoform X9, whose protein sequence is MAGMTSLEAVRRKIKCLQDEADAAEERAERLQRERDVERKLRETAEADVASLNRRIQLVEEELDRAQERLATALQKLEEAEKAADESERGMKVIENRALKDEEKMELQEIQLKEAKHIAEEADRKYEEVARKLVIIEGDLERAEERAELSESRCRQLDEQQRITDQTLKRLLASEEKYSQKEDKYEEEIKVLTDKLKEAETRAEFAERTVAKLEKTIDDLEDELYAQKLKYKAISEELDHALNDMTSI, encoded by the exons ATGGCCGGCATGACTTCTCTGGAGGCCGTCAGGAGGAAGATCAAGTGCCTGCAAGACGAGGCGGATGCCGCCGAGGAGAGGGCAGAGCGGCTGCAGAGGGAGCGGGACGTGGAGAGGAAGCTGAGGGAGACG GCTGAAGCAGATGTAGCCTCATTGAACAGGCGCATCCAGCTGGTAGAGGAGGAGTTGGATCGTGCTCAGGAGCGTTTGGCCACAGCTCTTCAGAAACTGGAGGAAGCTGAGAAGGCTGCAGATGAGAGCGAGAG AGGCATGAAGGTCATTGAAAACAGAGCCCTGAAGGATGAAGAGAAGATGGAGCTGCAAGAGATCCAGCTTAAGGAAGCCAAGCACATTGCTGAGGAGGCTGATCGCAAATATGAAGAG GTTGCCCGTAAGTTGGTGATCATTGAGGGTGACCTGGAACGTGCAGAGGAACGTGCTGAACTTTCAGAGAG TCGCTGCCGACAGCTTGATGAACAGCAGAGAATAACGGACCAAACGTTGAAAAGATTACTAGCTTCAGAGGAGAAG TACTCCCAGAAGGAGGACAAATATGAGGAGGAAATCAAGGTCCTTACAGACAAGCTGAAGGAA GCTGAGACACGTGCTGAGTTTGCAGAGAGGACAGTAGCCAAGTTGGAAAAGACCATTGATGACTTAGAAG ATGAACTGTATGCCCAGAAACTGAAGTACAAAGCCATCAGTGAAGAACTGGATCACGCTCTCAATGACATGACTTCAAT
- the TPM1 gene encoding tropomyosin alpha-1 chain isoform X11, with translation MAGMTSLEAVRRKIKCLQDEADAAEERAERLQRERDVERKLRETAEADVASLNRRIQLVEEELDRAQERLATALQKLEEAEKAADESERGMKVIENRALKDEEKMELQEIQLKEAKHIAEEADRKYEEVARKLVIIEGDLERAEERAELSESKCAELEEELKTVTNNLKSLEAQAEKYSQKEDKYEEEIKVLTDKLKEAETRAEFAERTVAKLEKTIDDLEDELYAQKLKYKAISEELDHALNDMTSI, from the exons ATGGCCGGCATGACTTCTCTGGAGGCCGTCAGGAGGAAGATCAAGTGCCTGCAAGACGAGGCGGATGCCGCCGAGGAGAGGGCAGAGCGGCTGCAGAGGGAGCGGGACGTGGAGAGGAAGCTGAGGGAGACG GCTGAAGCAGATGTAGCCTCATTGAACAGGCGCATCCAGCTGGTAGAGGAGGAGTTGGATCGTGCTCAGGAGCGTTTGGCCACAGCTCTTCAGAAACTGGAGGAAGCTGAGAAGGCTGCAGATGAGAGCGAGAG AGGCATGAAGGTCATTGAAAACAGAGCCCTGAAGGATGAAGAGAAGATGGAGCTGCAAGAGATCCAGCTTAAGGAAGCCAAGCACATTGCTGAGGAGGCTGATCGCAAATATGAAGAG GTTGCCCGTAAGTTGGTGATCATTGAGGGTGACCTGGAACGTGCAGAGGAACGTGCTGAACTTTCAGAGAG CAAATGTGCTGAGCTTGAGGAGGAGTTGAAAACTGTTACCAACAACCTGAAATCTCTGGAGGCCCAGGCAGAAAAG TACTCCCAGAAGGAGGACAAATATGAGGAGGAAATCAAGGTCCTTACAGACAAGCTGAAGGAA GCTGAGACACGTGCTGAGTTTGCAGAGAGGACAGTAGCCAAGTTGGAAAAGACCATTGATGACTTAGAAG ATGAACTGTATGCCCAGAAACTGAAGTACAAAGCCATCAGTGAAGAACTGGATCACGCTCTCAATGACATGACTTCAAT
- the TPM1 gene encoding tropomyosin alpha-1 chain isoform X12 translates to MDAIKKKMQMLKLDKENALDRAEQAEADKKGAEDKSKQLEEEIIQLEKQLRETEDLRDKILDDHHLAEESLLTAEEKAAKLEDELVALQKKLKGTEDELDKYSEALKDAQEKLELAEKKATDAEADVASLNRRIQLVEEELDRAQERLATALQKLEEAEKAADESERGMKVIENRALKDEEKMELQEIQLKEAKHIAEEADRKYEEVARKLVIIEGDLERAEERAELSESKCAELEEELKTVTNNLKSLEAQAEKYSQKEDKYEEEIKVLTDKLKEAETRAEFAERTVAKLEKTIDDLEEKVTHAKEENLNMHQMLDQTLQELNNM, encoded by the exons ATGGACGCCATCAAGAAGAAGATGCAGATGCTCAAGCTGGACAAGGAGAATGCCTTGGACAGAGCAGAACAGGCTGAAGCCGACAAGAAGGGAGCAGAGGACAAGAGCAAACAG TTAGAAGAAGAGATTATTCAACTGGAAAAGCAGCTGCGGGAGACGGAGGACTTGAGAGATAAGATTTTGGATGACCATCATCTAGCAGAAGAGAGCCTCCTAACTGCAGAGGAGAAGGCTGCTAAG CTGGAGGATGAACTTGTAGCACTGCAGAAGAAACTAAAAGGTACTGAGGATGAGCTGGACAAATATTCTGAAGCCCTCAAGGATGCCCAAGAAAAGTTGGAACTTGCTGAGAAGAAGGCCACTGAC GCTGAAGCAGATGTAGCCTCATTGAACAGGCGCATCCAGCTGGTAGAGGAGGAGTTGGATCGTGCTCAGGAGCGTTTGGCCACAGCTCTTCAGAAACTGGAGGAAGCTGAGAAGGCTGCAGATGAGAGCGAGAG AGGCATGAAGGTCATTGAAAACAGAGCCCTGAAGGATGAAGAGAAGATGGAGCTGCAAGAGATCCAGCTTAAGGAAGCCAAGCACATTGCTGAGGAGGCTGATCGCAAATATGAAGAG GTTGCCCGTAAGTTGGTGATCATTGAGGGTGACCTGGAACGTGCAGAGGAACGTGCTGAACTTTCAGAGAG CAAATGTGCTGAGCTTGAGGAGGAGTTGAAAACTGTTACCAACAACCTGAAATCTCTGGAGGCCCAGGCAGAAAAG TACTCCCAGAAGGAGGACAAATATGAGGAGGAAATCAAGGTCCTTACAGACAAGCTGAAGGAA GCTGAGACACGTGCTGAGTTTGCAGAGAGGACAGTAGCCAAGTTGGAAAAGACCATTGATGACTTAGAAG
- the TPM1 gene encoding tropomyosin alpha-1 chain isoform X7, whose amino-acid sequence MDAIKKKMQMLKLDKENALDRAEQAEADKKGAEDKSKQLEEEIIQLEKQLRETEDLRDKILDDHHLAEESLLTAEEKAAKAEADVASLNRRIQLVEEELDRAQERLATALQKLEEAEKAADESERGMKVIENRALKDEEKMELQEIQLKEAKHIAEEADRKYEEVARKLVIIEGDLERAEERAELSESRCRQLDEQQRITDQTLKRLLASEEKYSQKEDKYEEEIKVLTDKLKEAETRAEFAERTVAKLEKTIDDLEEKVTHAKEENLNMHQMLDQTLQELNNM is encoded by the exons ATGGACGCCATCAAGAAGAAGATGCAGATGCTCAAGCTGGACAAGGAGAATGCCTTGGACAGAGCAGAACAGGCTGAAGCCGACAAGAAGGGAGCAGAGGACAAGAGCAAACAG TTAGAAGAAGAGATTATTCAACTGGAAAAGCAGCTGCGGGAGACGGAGGACTTGAGAGATAAGATTTTGGATGACCATCATCTAGCAGAAGAGAGCCTCCTAACTGCAGAGGAGAAGGCTGCTAAG GCTGAAGCAGATGTAGCCTCATTGAACAGGCGCATCCAGCTGGTAGAGGAGGAGTTGGATCGTGCTCAGGAGCGTTTGGCCACAGCTCTTCAGAAACTGGAGGAAGCTGAGAAGGCTGCAGATGAGAGCGAGAG AGGCATGAAGGTCATTGAAAACAGAGCCCTGAAGGATGAAGAGAAGATGGAGCTGCAAGAGATCCAGCTTAAGGAAGCCAAGCACATTGCTGAGGAGGCTGATCGCAAATATGAAGAG GTTGCCCGTAAGTTGGTGATCATTGAGGGTGACCTGGAACGTGCAGAGGAACGTGCTGAACTTTCAGAGAG TCGCTGCCGACAGCTTGATGAACAGCAGAGAATAACGGACCAAACGTTGAAAAGATTACTAGCTTCAGAGGAGAAG TACTCCCAGAAGGAGGACAAATATGAGGAGGAAATCAAGGTCCTTACAGACAAGCTGAAGGAA GCTGAGACACGTGCTGAGTTTGCAGAGAGGACAGTAGCCAAGTTGGAAAAGACCATTGATGACTTAGAAG
- the TPM1 gene encoding tropomyosin alpha-1 chain isoform X4, which yields MDAIKKKMQMLKLDKENALDRAEQAEADKKGAEDKSKQLEEEIIQLEKQLRETEDLRDKILDDHHLAEESLLTAEEKAAKAEADVASLNRRIQLVEEELDRAQERLATALQKLEEAEKAADESERGMKVIENRALKDEEKMELQEIQLKEAKHIAEEADRKYEEVARKLVIIEGDLERAEERAELSESKCAELEEELKTVTNNLKSLEAQAEKYSQKEDKYEEEIKVLTDKLKEAETRAEFAERTVAKLEKTIDDLEEKVTHAKEENLNMHQMLDQTLQELNNM from the exons ATGGACGCCATCAAGAAGAAGATGCAGATGCTCAAGCTGGACAAGGAGAATGCCTTGGACAGAGCAGAACAGGCTGAAGCCGACAAGAAGGGAGCAGAGGACAAGAGCAAACAG TTAGAAGAAGAGATTATTCAACTGGAAAAGCAGCTGCGGGAGACGGAGGACTTGAGAGATAAGATTTTGGATGACCATCATCTAGCAGAAGAGAGCCTCCTAACTGCAGAGGAGAAGGCTGCTAAG GCTGAAGCAGATGTAGCCTCATTGAACAGGCGCATCCAGCTGGTAGAGGAGGAGTTGGATCGTGCTCAGGAGCGTTTGGCCACAGCTCTTCAGAAACTGGAGGAAGCTGAGAAGGCTGCAGATGAGAGCGAGAG AGGCATGAAGGTCATTGAAAACAGAGCCCTGAAGGATGAAGAGAAGATGGAGCTGCAAGAGATCCAGCTTAAGGAAGCCAAGCACATTGCTGAGGAGGCTGATCGCAAATATGAAGAG GTTGCCCGTAAGTTGGTGATCATTGAGGGTGACCTGGAACGTGCAGAGGAACGTGCTGAACTTTCAGAGAG CAAATGTGCTGAGCTTGAGGAGGAGTTGAAAACTGTTACCAACAACCTGAAATCTCTGGAGGCCCAGGCAGAAAAG TACTCCCAGAAGGAGGACAAATATGAGGAGGAAATCAAGGTCCTTACAGACAAGCTGAAGGAA GCTGAGACACGTGCTGAGTTTGCAGAGAGGACAGTAGCCAAGTTGGAAAAGACCATTGATGACTTAGAAG
- the TPM1 gene encoding tropomyosin alpha-1 chain isoform X6 encodes MDAIKKKMQMLKLDKENALDRAEQAEADKKGAEDKSKQLEDELVALQKKLKGTEDELDKYSEALKDAQEKLELAEKKATDAEADVASLNRRIQLVEEELDRAQERLATALQKLEEAEKAADESERGMKVIENRALKDEEKMELQEIQLKEAKHIAEEADRKYEEVARKLVIIEGDLERAEERAELSESRCRQLDEQQRITDQTLKRLLASEEKYSQKEDKYEEEIKVLTDKLKEAETRAEFAERTVAKLEKTIDDLEEKVTHAKEENLNMHQMLDQTLQELNNM; translated from the exons ATGGACGCCATCAAGAAGAAGATGCAGATGCTCAAGCTGGACAAGGAGAATGCCTTGGACAGAGCAGAACAGGCTGAAGCCGACAAGAAGGGAGCAGAGGACAAGAGCAAACAG CTGGAGGATGAACTTGTAGCACTGCAGAAGAAACTAAAAGGTACTGAGGATGAGCTGGACAAATATTCTGAAGCCCTCAAGGATGCCCAAGAAAAGTTGGAACTTGCTGAGAAGAAGGCCACTGAC GCTGAAGCAGATGTAGCCTCATTGAACAGGCGCATCCAGCTGGTAGAGGAGGAGTTGGATCGTGCTCAGGAGCGTTTGGCCACAGCTCTTCAGAAACTGGAGGAAGCTGAGAAGGCTGCAGATGAGAGCGAGAG AGGCATGAAGGTCATTGAAAACAGAGCCCTGAAGGATGAAGAGAAGATGGAGCTGCAAGAGATCCAGCTTAAGGAAGCCAAGCACATTGCTGAGGAGGCTGATCGCAAATATGAAGAG GTTGCCCGTAAGTTGGTGATCATTGAGGGTGACCTGGAACGTGCAGAGGAACGTGCTGAACTTTCAGAGAG TCGCTGCCGACAGCTTGATGAACAGCAGAGAATAACGGACCAAACGTTGAAAAGATTACTAGCTTCAGAGGAGAAG TACTCCCAGAAGGAGGACAAATATGAGGAGGAAATCAAGGTCCTTACAGACAAGCTGAAGGAA GCTGAGACACGTGCTGAGTTTGCAGAGAGGACAGTAGCCAAGTTGGAAAAGACCATTGATGACTTAGAAG
- the TPM1 gene encoding tropomyosin alpha-1 chain isoform X3, with protein MDAIKKKMQMLKLDKENALDRAEQAEADKKGAEDKSKQLEDELVALQKKLKGTEDELDKYSEALKDAQEKLELAEKKATDAEADVASLNRRIQLVEEELDRAQERLATALQKLEEAEKAADESERGMKVIENRALKDEEKMELQEIQLKEAKHIAEEADRKYEEVARKLVIIEGDLERAEERAELSESKCAELEEELKTVTNNLKSLEAQAEKYSQKEDKYEEEIKVLTDKLKEAETRAEFAERTVAKLEKTIDDLEEKVTHAKEENLNMHQMLDQTLQELNNM; from the exons ATGGACGCCATCAAGAAGAAGATGCAGATGCTCAAGCTGGACAAGGAGAATGCCTTGGACAGAGCAGAACAGGCTGAAGCCGACAAGAAGGGAGCAGAGGACAAGAGCAAACAG CTGGAGGATGAACTTGTAGCACTGCAGAAGAAACTAAAAGGTACTGAGGATGAGCTGGACAAATATTCTGAAGCCCTCAAGGATGCCCAAGAAAAGTTGGAACTTGCTGAGAAGAAGGCCACTGAC GCTGAAGCAGATGTAGCCTCATTGAACAGGCGCATCCAGCTGGTAGAGGAGGAGTTGGATCGTGCTCAGGAGCGTTTGGCCACAGCTCTTCAGAAACTGGAGGAAGCTGAGAAGGCTGCAGATGAGAGCGAGAG AGGCATGAAGGTCATTGAAAACAGAGCCCTGAAGGATGAAGAGAAGATGGAGCTGCAAGAGATCCAGCTTAAGGAAGCCAAGCACATTGCTGAGGAGGCTGATCGCAAATATGAAGAG GTTGCCCGTAAGTTGGTGATCATTGAGGGTGACCTGGAACGTGCAGAGGAACGTGCTGAACTTTCAGAGAG CAAATGTGCTGAGCTTGAGGAGGAGTTGAAAACTGTTACCAACAACCTGAAATCTCTGGAGGCCCAGGCAGAAAAG TACTCCCAGAAGGAGGACAAATATGAGGAGGAAATCAAGGTCCTTACAGACAAGCTGAAGGAA GCTGAGACACGTGCTGAGTTTGCAGAGAGGACAGTAGCCAAGTTGGAAAAGACCATTGATGACTTAGAAG